Proteins from a single region of Streptomyces vinaceus:
- a CDS encoding bifunctional 5,10-methylenetetrahydrofolate dehydrogenase/5,10-methenyltetrahydrofolate cyclohydrolase has translation MDGTALARRVSERTAALAAKITERTGTAPCLATVLVGEDPASVTYVKMKQNRCAKAGITSRHVELPASTTTEELVAALTALSEDPEISGILLQHPVPHHIDERAAFEAIAPGKDVDGVTMHSFAAMGFGLPGFVSCTPGGIMRLLAEYDVDLTGKHAVVVGRSAILGKPAGMLLLEQNATVTYCHSRTVDLPSIVRQADVLVAAVGKAEFIRGEDIKPGAVVLDAGYNEGNVGDVHFESAAARASLITPVPGGVGPMTIAVLLEQTVQAAAAQAGLELADL, from the coding sequence ATGGACGGCACCGCCCTCGCCCGCCGCGTCTCGGAGCGGACCGCCGCCCTCGCGGCGAAGATCACCGAGCGCACCGGCACCGCGCCCTGCCTCGCGACCGTCCTGGTCGGCGAGGACCCGGCGTCCGTGACCTACGTGAAGATGAAGCAGAACCGCTGCGCCAAGGCCGGGATCACCTCCCGCCACGTGGAGCTGCCGGCGTCCACCACGACCGAGGAGCTCGTCGCCGCCCTCACCGCCCTGTCCGAGGACCCGGAGATCAGCGGGATCCTGCTCCAGCACCCGGTCCCGCACCACATCGACGAGCGGGCCGCCTTCGAGGCCATCGCCCCGGGCAAGGACGTCGACGGCGTCACCATGCACTCCTTCGCCGCCATGGGCTTCGGACTGCCGGGCTTCGTCTCCTGCACCCCCGGCGGCATCATGCGCCTCCTCGCCGAGTACGACGTGGACCTGACCGGCAAGCACGCCGTGGTCGTCGGCCGCAGCGCGATCCTGGGCAAGCCGGCCGGCATGCTGCTGCTGGAGCAGAACGCCACCGTCACCTACTGCCACTCCCGCACCGTGGACCTCCCCTCGATCGTGCGCCAGGCCGACGTACTGGTCGCGGCCGTGGGCAAGGCCGAATTCATCCGCGGCGAGGACATCAAGCCCGGCGCCGTCGTCCTGGACGCCGGCTACAACGAGGGCAACGTGGGCGACGTCCACTTCGAGTCGGCCGCCGCCCGCGCCTCCCTGATCACCCCGGTCCCGGGCGGCGTCGGTCCGATGACCATCGCCGTCCTGCTGGAGCAGACCGTGCAGGCGGCCGCCGCCCAGGCCGGCCTGGAGCTCGCGGACCTCTGA
- a CDS encoding class I SAM-dependent methyltransferase produces MTRTFDHLVAEAESVSVDGWDFSWLDGRATEQRPSWGYQRLLGERLARVRSALDIQTGGGEVLAGAGPLPPLTAATESWPPNIDKATRLLHPLGAVVVADADEPPLPFGDEAFELVASRHPVTIWWEEIARVLRPGGTYLSQQVGPASVFELVEYFLGPQPEEVRRGRHPDDAVADAGKAGLEVVDLRSERLRTEFHDIGAVIYFLRKVIWMVPGFTVGQYRDRLRELHEQIEREGPFVAHTARFLIEARKTG; encoded by the coding sequence ATGACGCGCACTTTCGACCATCTCGTCGCGGAAGCCGAATCCGTTTCCGTGGACGGCTGGGACTTCTCCTGGCTCGACGGCCGGGCCACCGAGCAGCGCCCCTCCTGGGGCTACCAGAGACTGCTCGGCGAGCGCCTGGCCCGGGTCCGCTCGGCCCTCGACATCCAGACCGGCGGCGGGGAGGTGCTCGCGGGTGCCGGTCCGCTGCCCCCGCTGACGGCGGCCACCGAGTCCTGGCCGCCGAACATCGACAAGGCGACCCGGCTCCTGCATCCGCTGGGCGCGGTGGTCGTCGCGGACGCCGACGAGCCGCCGCTGCCCTTCGGCGACGAGGCCTTCGAGCTGGTCGCGAGCCGCCACCCGGTGACCATCTGGTGGGAGGAGATCGCGCGGGTCCTGCGTCCGGGCGGGACGTACCTGTCGCAGCAGGTCGGGCCGGCGAGCGTCTTCGAGCTCGTCGAGTACTTCCTCGGGCCCCAGCCGGAGGAGGTCCGGCGCGGCCGGCACCCTGACGACGCGGTCGCCGACGCCGGCAAGGCCGGACTCGAAGTGGTGGATCTGCGCTCCGAAAGACTGCGTACGGAGTTCCACGACATCGGAGCCGTGATCTACTTTCTCCGGAAGGTGATCTGGATGGTGCCCGGCTTCACGGTCGGGCAGTACCGGGACCGGTTGCGCGAGCTCCACGAACAGATCGAACGTGAAGGCCCGTTCGTGGCGCACACCGCCCGTTTCCTCATCGAGGCCCGCAAAACGGGCTGA
- a CDS encoding RNA polymerase sigma factor, which translates to MSLSPSRTFPPEIAESEALVALVERGREQGHINGDDVRQAFEAGRIPVDQWKRVLRSLNQVLDEEGVALHVSAAPATKAAAKKPRKAAAAPARTVTKKAAAAPRPIGARKTSATSPAPATAAAISASPAAATEDEATADAVAEPKKRTVKKTAAKKTAVKKTAAAAKKTSAKDADEGETPAAAEGEDWAAEDLVDDVEEEAPKAGGAQGFVLSDDDEDDAPAQTVMVAGATADPVKDYLKLIGKVPLLNAEQEVELAKRIEAGLFSEYKLEEEEDHKPAFKRELEILVEDGRRAKNHLLEANLRLVVSLAKRYTGRGMLFLDLIQEGNVGLIRAVEKFDYTKGFKFSTYATWWIRQAITRAMADQSRTIRIPVHMVEIINKLARVQRQMLQDLGREPTPEELGKELDMTPEKVIEVQKYGREPISLHTPLGEEGDSEFGDLIEDSEAVVPADAVSFTFLQEQLQSILGTLSEREAGVVSMRYGLNDGQPKTLDEIGRVYGVTRERIRQIESKTMSKLRHPSRSQVLRDYLD; encoded by the coding sequence GTGTCGCTCAGCCCGTCCCGTACGTTCCCTCCGGAGATCGCCGAATCGGAGGCCCTCGTCGCGCTCGTCGAGCGCGGCCGCGAGCAGGGTCACATCAACGGTGACGACGTGCGCCAGGCCTTCGAGGCCGGCCGCATCCCGGTGGACCAGTGGAAGCGGGTCCTGCGCAGCCTGAACCAGGTCCTGGACGAGGAGGGTGTCGCGCTGCACGTCAGCGCCGCCCCCGCCACGAAGGCTGCCGCGAAGAAGCCCCGCAAGGCGGCCGCCGCGCCTGCGCGCACCGTGACCAAGAAGGCGGCCGCAGCGCCGCGCCCCATCGGTGCGCGCAAGACCTCGGCCACCAGCCCGGCACCGGCCACCGCGGCGGCGATATCCGCTTCGCCGGCCGCGGCCACCGAGGACGAGGCGACGGCCGACGCCGTCGCCGAGCCGAAGAAGCGGACGGTCAAGAAGACCGCCGCGAAGAAGACCGCGGTGAAGAAGACCGCCGCCGCGGCCAAGAAGACCAGCGCCAAGGACGCCGACGAGGGCGAGACCCCGGCCGCCGCCGAGGGTGAGGACTGGGCCGCCGAGGACCTCGTCGACGACGTCGAGGAGGAGGCCCCCAAGGCCGGCGGCGCCCAGGGCTTCGTCCTGTCCGACGACGACGAGGACGACGCCCCGGCGCAGACGGTCATGGTGGCCGGCGCCACCGCCGACCCCGTCAAGGACTACCTGAAGCTGATCGGCAAGGTGCCGCTCCTCAACGCCGAGCAGGAGGTCGAGCTCGCCAAGCGCATCGAGGCGGGTCTCTTCTCCGAGTACAAGCTCGAAGAGGAGGAGGACCACAAGCCCGCGTTCAAGCGCGAGCTGGAGATCCTCGTCGAGGACGGCCGCCGCGCCAAGAACCACCTGCTGGAGGCCAACCTCCGCCTCGTGGTCTCCCTGGCCAAGCGCTACACCGGCCGCGGCATGCTCTTCCTGGACCTGATCCAGGAGGGCAACGTCGGTCTGATCCGCGCCGTGGAGAAGTTCGACTACACCAAGGGCTTCAAGTTCTCCACGTACGCGACCTGGTGGATCCGCCAGGCGATCACGCGCGCCATGGCCGACCAGTCGCGCACCATCCGCATCCCGGTGCACATGGTCGAGATCATCAACAAGCTGGCGCGCGTCCAGCGCCAGATGCTCCAGGACCTCGGCCGCGAGCCCACTCCGGAGGAGCTGGGCAAGGAACTCGACATGACCCCCGAGAAGGTCATCGAGGTCCAGAAGTACGGCCGCGAGCCCATCTCCCTGCACACCCCGCTGGGTGAGGAGGGCGACAGCGAGTTCGGTGACCTCATCGAGGACTCCGAGGCGGTCGTGCCGGCCGACGCGGTGTCGTTCACCTTCCTCCAGGAGCAGCTCCAGTCCATCCTGGGGACGCTCTCGGAGCGTGAGGCGGGCGTCGTCTCGATGCGTTACGGCCTGAACGACGGCCAGCCGAAGACCCTGGACGAGATCGGCCGCGTGTACGGGGTCACCCGTGAGCGCATCCGCCAGATCGAGTCCAAGACCATGTCGAAGCTGCGCCACCCGTCGCGTTCGCAGGTGCTGCGCGACTACCTCGACTAA
- a CDS encoding SRPBCC family protein produces MSAIRESIEISRSPEDVFDYVTDPTRLPEWQDSALSARPLDGAPVHVGSKVVVTRRMGRRRFPMTMEVTELDRPRSWHIQGVGGPVRGDVRGTIEPLDGGRRSRVTLDLDFEGHGIGKVIAPLVVKPYARKEMPRNEEKLKHLLEN; encoded by the coding sequence ATGTCCGCGATCAGAGAGAGCATCGAGATTTCCCGCAGTCCCGAGGACGTCTTCGACTACGTGACGGACCCCACGCGCCTGCCGGAGTGGCAGGACAGCGCCCTCTCCGCCCGTCCGCTGGACGGCGCACCCGTCCACGTCGGATCGAAGGTCGTCGTCACCCGGCGCATGGGCCGGCGGAGGTTCCCGATGACCATGGAGGTCACGGAGCTCGACCGGCCGCGCAGCTGGCACATCCAAGGCGTCGGCGGACCCGTCCGGGGCGATGTGCGCGGCACCATCGAACCCCTCGACGGCGGCAGGCGCTCGCGCGTGACCCTGGACCTCGACTTCGAGGGCCACGGCATCGGCAAGGTCATCGCCCCGCTCGTGGTCAAGCCGTACGCCCGCAAGGAGATGCCGCGCAACGAGGAAAAGCTCAAGCATCTCCTGGAGAACTGA
- a CDS encoding amino acid permease: MTSTATPPAETAAPPGQGRDPHARRFGLPIATCLVMGNIIGGGIFLLPASVAPFGTISLVAFGVLTAGAIALALVFGRLAERLPQTGGPYVYARAAFGDFAGFLAAWSYWITAWVSNAALAVAAVGYLGVLFPAIGEHKAAMCLAALTVQWLPALANLAGTRYVGAVQLVATVLKFVPLLLVAVGGLFFFDPANLGPFQATGQGPVGAVSAAAAILLFSYLGVESAAVSAGEVRDPARNVGRATILGTAGAAAVYLLGTLSVFGLVPHDRLVASEAPFTDAVNAMFGGTWGGTLVACAAVVSMLGALNGWTLLSAQTPYAAARDGLFPKVFETRKRGVPVVGVIVTVALASGLTIYNYTAGSDGVFEILVLITTFTATVPYLLSTAAQIYFLLSGQSGRVHRGRLVRDGILAGLAFGFSMWLVAGSGYAAVYQGVLFLFVGVLVYAAMSARGQRGACGSEDRAERRDTA; the protein is encoded by the coding sequence ATGACCAGCACCGCAACCCCGCCCGCCGAGACCGCCGCACCTCCGGGGCAGGGCCGCGACCCCCACGCCCGGCGTTTCGGCCTGCCGATCGCGACCTGCCTGGTCATGGGCAACATCATCGGCGGCGGGATCTTCCTGCTGCCGGCCTCGGTGGCCCCCTTCGGCACGATCAGCCTGGTCGCCTTCGGCGTGCTCACCGCCGGCGCGATCGCCCTGGCCCTGGTCTTCGGCCGGCTCGCTGAGCGGCTCCCGCAGACCGGCGGCCCGTACGTCTACGCCCGCGCCGCGTTCGGCGACTTCGCCGGGTTCCTCGCGGCCTGGAGCTACTGGATCACCGCCTGGGTCTCGAACGCCGCCCTCGCGGTGGCGGCGGTCGGCTACCTCGGCGTGCTCTTCCCGGCCATCGGCGAGCACAAGGCGGCGATGTGCCTGGCCGCCCTCACCGTGCAGTGGCTCCCGGCGCTCGCCAACCTGGCCGGCACCCGCTACGTCGGCGCCGTCCAACTGGTGGCCACCGTACTGAAATTCGTCCCGCTGCTGCTGGTCGCCGTCGGCGGCCTGTTCTTCTTCGACCCGGCGAACCTCGGCCCCTTCCAGGCCACCGGCCAGGGCCCCGTCGGCGCGGTCTCCGCGGCCGCGGCCATCCTGCTCTTCAGCTACCTCGGCGTGGAGTCGGCCGCCGTCAGCGCGGGCGAGGTCCGTGACCCCGCCCGCAACGTCGGCCGGGCCACGATCCTCGGCACCGCCGGCGCGGCCGCCGTCTACCTGCTGGGCACCCTCTCCGTCTTCGGGCTGGTGCCCCACGACCGGCTGGTCGCGTCCGAGGCCCCCTTCACCGACGCGGTCAACGCCATGTTCGGGGGCACCTGGGGCGGCACCCTCGTCGCCTGCGCGGCCGTGGTCTCGATGCTCGGCGCCCTCAACGGCTGGACGCTGCTCAGCGCGCAGACCCCGTACGCCGCCGCCCGCGACGGGCTCTTCCCCAAGGTCTTCGAGACGAGGAAGAGGGGCGTCCCGGTGGTCGGCGTGATCGTCACCGTCGCCCTGGCCTCCGGCCTGACGATCTACAACTACACGGCGGGCTCGGACGGGGTCTTCGAGATCCTCGTCCTGATCACCACCTTCACGGCGACCGTCCCGTACCTCCTCTCCACCGCCGCGCAGATCTACTTCCTGCTGTCGGGGCAGTCCGGGCGCGTCCACCGCGGCCGCCTGGTGCGCGACGGGATCCTGGCGGGCCTGGCCTTCGGCTTCTCGATGTGGCTCGTCGCCGGCTCCGGCTACGCGGCCGTCTACCAGGGCGTCCTCTTCCTCTTCGTCGGCGTCCTCGTCTACGCGGCGATGTCCGCGCGGGGGCAGCGGGGCGCCTGCGGGAGCGAGGACCGGGCCGAGCGCCGGGACACCGCCTGA
- a CDS encoding phage holin family protein: protein MRRGRWRTLGGALVRVILVWAVSTLTMLALAGILPDFRLRAGDGDSVTEIGLTAAWGAGAFGLLSALVWPVLVRALLLVPALVLGLLVFFLNGSLLLLALSLIPSGRGEVAPETAVVVAAVMSAVASATSTALAVRDDEAYRRRLHRLADRRRRRTRHKGAPGPGEAAPGLVFLQLDGVGYETLRRAAGSGLMPTVAGLLDGSHRLTAWRTDWSSQTGASQLGILHGSTFDVPAFRWYEKDTGEVVVCNRPTSAAELQRRAIARTGDGGLLTLDGASRGNLFSGGADQLALVLSVSARRGRANRSRAGYFAYFCDPANAVRTALSFVAEVAREIGQSLRARLRGERPRVARGGLYPLIRAFATVVERDVVVAAVIGDMLAGRAAIYADLVAYDEVAHHSGPHGRDTDRVLARLDRSLALLARVAEHVPREYRIVLLSDHGQSPGETFLGRYGLTLKDLVRAGCGLPVSRRAGRTPSGAEARAAVLAALHRPVEEGARAHPGRGPDPVVLASGNLGLISFPDLPGRASRERIERAHPALLATLANHPGIGFLLVDGEVLGPGGRVARLDEPGAAEELLARFGPGAARAVRRTDAFPHVADVMVNSAYEPGTGAVHAFEEQIGSHGGLGGEQGRPFLMWPTELSEPEPDLVGAEAVHEVLRRWLREADGPQVPLAPPADGVEGAAGAHGAAGVSVEPAGRPVEEPRPGGGKSGSLPSAGVPARDEIR, encoded by the coding sequence GTGCGGCGAGGACGGTGGCGGACCCTGGGCGGCGCCCTGGTGCGGGTGATCCTCGTCTGGGCGGTGTCCACCCTCACGATGCTCGCCCTCGCCGGCATCCTCCCCGACTTCCGGCTCCGGGCCGGCGACGGGGACAGCGTCACGGAGATCGGGCTGACCGCCGCATGGGGCGCCGGGGCCTTCGGCCTGCTGAGCGCGCTGGTGTGGCCGGTGCTGGTCAGGGCACTGCTGCTGGTGCCCGCCCTGGTGCTCGGCCTGCTCGTCTTCTTCCTCAACGGCTCGCTGCTGCTGCTCGCCCTCAGCCTGATCCCCTCCGGGCGCGGCGAAGTGGCCCCCGAGACCGCCGTGGTGGTCGCCGCCGTCATGTCCGCCGTCGCCTCCGCGACCTCCACCGCACTGGCCGTACGCGACGACGAGGCGTACCGGCGCCGGCTCCACCGGCTCGCCGACCGCCGCCGGCGGCGTACCCGGCACAAGGGCGCGCCCGGCCCCGGTGAGGCCGCCCCCGGCCTGGTCTTCCTCCAGCTCGACGGCGTCGGGTACGAGACGCTGCGCCGGGCGGCGGGCAGCGGCCTGATGCCCACGGTGGCGGGCCTGCTGGACGGCAGCCACCGGCTCACCGCCTGGCGCACTGACTGGTCCAGCCAGACCGGCGCCAGCCAGCTCGGCATCCTGCACGGTTCCACCTTCGACGTGCCCGCCTTCCGCTGGTACGAGAAGGACACCGGCGAGGTGGTGGTCTGCAACCGGCCCACCAGCGCCGCCGAACTCCAGCGCCGGGCCATCGCGCGCACCGGCGACGGCGGACTGCTCACCCTCGACGGGGCGAGCCGGGGCAACCTGTTCAGCGGCGGCGCCGACCAGCTGGCCCTCGTCCTGTCGGTCTCGGCGCGCCGGGGCCGGGCGAACCGTTCCCGCGCGGGCTACTTCGCGTACTTCTGCGACCCGGCGAACGCCGTCCGCACCGCCCTGTCCTTCGTCGCCGAGGTCGCCCGGGAGATCGGCCAGTCGCTGCGGGCCCGGCTGCGGGGAGAGCGGCCGAGGGTGGCCCGCGGCGGGCTGTACCCGCTGATCAGGGCCTTCGCCACGGTGGTCGAACGGGACGTCGTCGTCGCGGCGGTGATCGGCGACATGCTCGCGGGGCGCGCCGCGATCTACGCGGACCTGGTCGCCTACGACGAGGTCGCCCACCATTCGGGGCCGCACGGCCGGGACACCGACCGGGTGCTGGCCCGGCTCGACAGGAGCCTCGCGCTGCTCGCCCGCGTCGCGGAGCACGTACCCCGGGAGTACCGGATCGTGCTGCTCTCGGACCACGGCCAGAGCCCGGGGGAGACCTTCCTGGGGCGGTACGGGCTGACCCTGAAGGACCTGGTCCGCGCGGGCTGCGGCCTGCCGGTCTCCCGTCGGGCCGGCCGCACGCCCAGCGGCGCCGAGGCCCGCGCGGCGGTGCTCGCGGCCCTGCACCGGCCGGTGGAGGAGGGCGCTCGGGCCCACCCCGGGCGGGGCCCGGACCCGGTGGTGCTGGCCTCGGGCAACCTCGGGCTGATCTCCTTCCCGGACCTGCCGGGGCGGGCCTCGCGGGAGCGGATCGAGCGGGCGCACCCGGCCCTGCTGGCGACCCTGGCCAACCACCCGGGCATCGGGTTCCTGCTGGTGGACGGGGAAGTGCTGGGCCCGGGCGGGCGGGTGGCGCGCCTCGACGAGCCCGGCGCGGCGGAGGAGCTGCTGGCCCGGTTCGGACCGGGCGCGGCGCGGGCGGTCCGGCGGACCGACGCCTTCCCGCACGTGGCCGACGTCATGGTGAACTCGGCGTACGAGCCGGGCACCGGGGCGGTGCACGCGTTCGAGGAGCAGATCGGCTCGCACGGGGGCCTGGGCGGGGAGCAGGGGCGTCCGTTCCTGATGTGGCCGACGGAGCTGTCGGAGCCGGAGCCGGACCTGGTGGGCGCGGAGGCGGTGCACGAGGTGCTGCGGCGCTGGCTGCGGGAGGCGGACGGCCCGCAAGTGCCGCTGGCTCCGCCGGCGGACGGGGTGGAGGGGGCGGCCGGGGCACACGGGGCCGCCGGGGTATCGGTGGAGCCCGCGGGGCGGCCGGTGGAGGAACCCCGGCCCGGCGGCGGAAAGAGCGGAAGCCTTCCTTCCGCAGGGGTGCCCGCACGGGACGAAATCCGCTGA
- a CDS encoding MBL fold metallo-hydrolase, whose amino-acid sequence MPVEITWWGHATCTVEDSGVRLLTDPLFARRLAHLRRRRGAPPPPEAAEADVVLVSHLHADHLHLPSLARLASGTRLLVPRGARRAVPGLARVAAVCGLPVTEVVPGEEVGVRAGVRVRVVSARHDGRRLPFGPRLAPALGYVVQGSARTYFAGDTGLFEAMAEEVGPVDVALLPVGGWGPYLGPGHLDPAGAARALAELAPAAAVPVHYGTYWPIGLDAVRPHEFHSPGEEFVRLARQLAPKVTVRVPGHGERVRLP is encoded by the coding sequence GTGCCGGTGGAGATCACCTGGTGGGGCCATGCCACGTGCACGGTCGAGGACTCCGGGGTGCGGCTGCTGACGGACCCGCTTTTCGCGCGGCGGCTCGCGCATCTGCGGCGGCGGCGCGGGGCGCCGCCCCCGCCGGAGGCGGCCGAGGCCGACGTGGTGCTGGTGTCGCACCTGCACGCCGACCACCTGCACCTGCCCTCGCTGGCCCGGCTGGCGTCCGGGACCCGGCTGCTGGTGCCGCGCGGTGCGCGCCGGGCCGTACCGGGGCTCGCGCGGGTCGCGGCGGTGTGCGGGCTGCCCGTGACGGAGGTGGTCCCGGGCGAGGAGGTCGGCGTCCGGGCGGGCGTACGGGTCCGGGTGGTCAGCGCGCGGCACGACGGGCGGCGGCTGCCGTTCGGGCCGCGTCTGGCGCCGGCGCTCGGGTACGTGGTCCAGGGCTCGGCGCGGACGTACTTCGCCGGGGACACCGGGCTGTTCGAGGCGATGGCCGAGGAGGTCGGGCCGGTGGACGTGGCCCTGCTGCCGGTCGGCGGCTGGGGCCCGTACCTGGGGCCGGGGCATCTGGACCCGGCCGGTGCGGCGCGGGCGCTGGCGGAGCTGGCGCCGGCGGCGGCGGTGCCGGTGCACTACGGGACGTACTGGCCGATCGGGCTGGACGCGGTGCGGCCGCACGAATTCCACTCGCCGGGCGAGGAGTTCGTACGGCTGGCCCGGCAGCTGGCGCCGAAGGTGACGGTACGGGTGCCCGGGCACGGCGAGCGGGTGCGGCTGCCGTGA
- a CDS encoding DedA family protein, giving the protein MGAVVGQVPPETTRQAVGYPALFVLVALGALVPVIPTGALVSTAAVVAFHQRSLPFGVLLVCGVAAVAAFAGDMALYWLGQRGVRSRGGSRWLEALRGRATPERLDQAQRKLDEHGVLVLVVSRLVPAGRIPVMLACLLARLPLRRFARGDAPACLAWAATYGLIGILGGSLFSEPWKGVALAVALTLLISAAPALHRRLRGR; this is encoded by the coding sequence GTGGGTGCGGTGGTGGGTCAGGTGCCGCCGGAGACGACCCGGCAGGCGGTGGGCTACCCGGCGCTGTTCGTACTGGTGGCGCTGGGGGCGCTGGTGCCGGTGATCCCGACGGGGGCGCTGGTGAGCACGGCGGCGGTGGTGGCGTTCCATCAGCGGTCGCTGCCGTTCGGGGTGTTGCTGGTGTGCGGTGTGGCGGCGGTGGCCGCGTTCGCGGGGGACATGGCGCTGTACTGGCTGGGGCAGCGCGGGGTGCGGTCGCGGGGCGGCTCGCGGTGGCTGGAGGCGCTGCGGGGGCGGGCGACGCCCGAGCGGCTGGACCAGGCGCAGCGCAAGCTGGACGAGCACGGGGTGCTGGTCCTCGTGGTTTCCCGGCTGGTCCCGGCGGGCCGGATCCCGGTCATGCTGGCCTGCCTGCTGGCCCGGCTCCCGCTGCGCCGCTTCGCCCGCGGGGACGCTCCGGCCTGCCTCGCCTGGGCGGCGACGTACGGGCTGATCGGCATCCTGGGCGGCTCCCTGTTCTCGGAGCCGTGGAAGGGCGTGGCGCTGGCGGTCGCCCTGACCCTACTGATCAGCGCGGCCCCGGCCCTCCACCGCCGACTGCGGGGCCGGTAG